The Lycium barbarum isolate Lr01 chromosome 11, ASM1917538v2, whole genome shotgun sequence genome contains the following window.
CGATCTAGACTTGGACGTTGTGAGTTCCAACATATATACTCCCTACGTGTCAATTTAAATGTTTTAGTTAGTGGGCATAAAATTTAAggaataaaaaaaaacttttgaatcttgttgtcttaaattaaagatgtgtataatgtactaaatatcatttaaatcttgtggttttaaacttgacaagtagaatatttgaattgtcaacttactaaacaTAGAAAGATATACTCTTTTTGGAACACACCAAAAAGGAATTTTAGACACTTAAactgagacggagggagtatatgtatatgtacttgcTTTCATGTGCAGGCTAGAGCGGAAGCATAATATATATAAGTACAAAACCACTAAATTtcaataaattttaaattttgaactCAGTAAATTTAAAAATGCAATGAATTCAGTAATAAGAACCTTAAGGGGAGAACTATCAAATTTAAATTATGAATCCATCTTTGAATTCAACTTGAAAGCACCTTGATTCATGATTCTATTGACCTGCAAATTCTAGTTGGATCTGTCACTATTTTTAGCTCCTCTTTGTGTGCCCCTGGACTGATTCAACAggacatcaaaaaaaaaattgataaccGTGGTGTTCGGGCCAGCTTGTGTATTCCTCGACTATTTTCACTGGATatctgctacctcccaccagcaataggtaccaggtaactctgtTCACCATACTTGGATAGATCGGAAGAAATCACCTGGTGTTTTTGTCTCCACTGGAATTTGAACCTTTCTTGCCCGCTTCATTAACTACTAAGCCACATCTTAGATACTTCGCATCCTATATATATACCTATTCTTGTTGTCATGAATCTTTCATCAGCTCCCTTTCATCTACTCCTTTCTTGTCCTCCAGCAATGGCTTTCAAGCTTATGCCACTTCTGTTTACCAGCTTTTTGCTTCTCATCGCTTCTACTGTATGTCTTTCACACTTCCTTTCTGAACTACAACAGATACTTATCTAGTTTATTCTGCTTAGATCTTAAGTTAATTAGAACACTGTATGAACAACAGATACCTAGTTTACTATGTTTAGATCTTAATACGTTAAGTAGTACATAGAGTATGAACTGTAGGAGTCTTAGCGTACATTTTCATTATACATGCGAAGTATAATGAGCATTTACATTCTCCATGACAGAAGTTTGTTCCTAATGATATGATGTTTTATATTGCAGCATGCTTATGATAATCAACTTTTATCAAGTGTAAACTACTTATATTTATGAGTTACTAAGATTCTCTCGAATGTACCCTAGAATAAAGAGTTCACCAAAGTATGGTAACTCATTGAACTTatttttaccttttctttctttgcagAAGGGGGGTAGCAACACTGCTCCTGGTGCTTTCCCACATGGTAAGATATCAAGCCCCCCACCACCAGTCAATGGATCCTCTCCGACCCCTCCGTTCCCCGCTCCACCAACCACTCCATACACCCCTCCTCCACCGCCAGTGAAAGCACCATCCCCACCTCCGGCAGTCAAGCTACCACCACCAGCCACGAAACCACCTGTCCCTACTCCTCCCGTTTCACCACCAAGGACCACAGCAGGTATAAGACACTTACATAAGAGTTCAAGTTTTATCTACTTTTTTCCCTGAATTTATCCCCTGCTTTCTTATATTTAGACAAATTTGACTTTCTTTCTATTTAGAATAGAAAACTATTGAAAACAGTCTTATGCATTGAAATCAGGCAATAGTAACATAGTGACGCTTCTTCaattaagagaaaaaaaaaaactaaaaagaagaaagaggtCTGGAATCTGTATATACGATAATTCACAACTTTTTTCAACCGTATGCATCAAAAGATGCTTGTACGGTTCCTATGATATGCAACTTTACCCTACTAAGCTGACTTTATTGAGAAATATTACTCTTTTTAGTCGAAAAGGTTGATAGGGAGATTCTGAATAAACTTATG
Protein-coding sequences here:
- the LOC132620426 gene encoding gibberellin-regulated protein 14-like yields the protein MAFKLMPLLFTSFLLLIASTKGGSNTAPGAFPHGKISSPPPPVNGSSPTPPFPAPPTTPYTPPPPPVKAPSPPPAVKLPPPATKPPVPTPPVSPPRTTAECFPLCEVRCKLHSRKNVCLRACTTCCLRCKCVPPGQYGNREKCGKCYANMTTHGGKPKCP